A region from the Jaculus jaculus isolate mJacJac1 chromosome 18, mJacJac1.mat.Y.cur, whole genome shotgun sequence genome encodes:
- the Tspan14 gene encoding tetraspanin-14, whose protein sequence is MHYYRYSNAEVSCWYKYLLFSYNIVFWLAGVVFLGVGLWAWSEKGVLSDLTKVTRLHGIDPVVLVLMVGVVMFTLGFAGCVGALRENICLLKFFCGAIVLIFFLELAVAVLAFLFQDWVRDRFREFFESNIRSYRDDIDLQNLIDSLQKANMCCGAFGPEDWDLNVYFNCSGASYSREKCGVPFSCCVPDPAQKVVNTQCGYDVRMQLKSKWDEFIFTKGCIQALEGWLPRNIYIVAGVFIAISLLQIFGIFLARTLISDIEAVKAGHHF, encoded by the exons CTGGCTGGAGTTGTCTTCCTTGGAGTCGGGCTGTGGGCATGGAGCGAAAAG GGAGTGCTCTCCGACCTCACCAAAGTCACCCGGCTGCACGGAATCGACCCAGTGGTGCTGGTCCTGATGGTGGGCGTGGTGATGTTCACACTGGGCTTTGCTGGCTGTGTGGGGGCCCTGCGGGAGAACATCTGCCTGCTCAAGTTT TTCTGTGGGGCCATTGTGCTCATCTTCTTCCTGGAGCTCGCTGTGGCTGTGCTGGCCTTTCTGTTCCAGGACTGGGTAAGGGATCGGTTCCGGGAGTTCTTCGAGAGCAACATCAGATCCTACCGGGACGACATCGACCTGCAAAACCTCATCGACTCTCTCCAGAAAGCT AATATGTGCTGTGGGGCCTTTGGCCCTGAAGACTGGGACCTCAACGTCTACTTCAACTGTAGTGGGGCCAGCTACAGCCGTGAGAAGTGTGGGGTGCCCTTCTCCTGCTGTGTACCAGACCCTGCG CAAAAAGTTGTGAACACACAGTGCGGCTATGATGTCAGGATGCAG CTGAAGAGCAAGTGGGACGAGTTCATCTTCACGAAAGGCTGCATCCAGGCCCTGGAGGGCTGGCTCCCCAGGAACATCTACATTGTGGCCGGAGTCTTCATCGCCATTTCACTGCTGCAG ATCTTCGGCATCTTCCTGGCAAGGACCCTGATCTCAGACATCGAGGCGGTGAAGGCGGGCCATCATTTCTGA